The sequence below is a genomic window from Henriciella marina DSM 19595.
GCACTCCTGATCTTCCCGCACCAGCTTTTCAACAACCATCCGGGGCTCGACAAGCGCCCGGACCGGATCTGCCTTGTCGAGGACACGCTGCTCTTTGGCGACCGGCAATATCCCATGCGCTTTCACAAGCAGAAACTCTGGCTGCACCGGGCCTCGATGTCGCGCTATGCCAAGCGGCTCGAAGGACTGAAACCGGACTTTGAGTATATTCGCTATGACGCCGGCAAGCCGCTTCTCAAGCCAACAATCGCGCGCCTCGCCAGGGCCGGTTTCGATGAGGTGATGACCTGCGACCCATCTGATTTCATTCTGGAAAAACGGCTCAAATCCTATTGCGACGCTGAAGGCCTAGAGCTGACGCTGATCAACACCCCGCTTTTCCTGAACACGCCGGGCGAGAACCGGGCGTGGCGGGAAGATCACAAGTCGTGGTTCCAGGCGGAGTTCTACAAACGCCAGCGCCGCCAGTTCGATGTCCTCATGAACGGCGACAAGCCCAAGGGCGACCAGTGGAGCTTTGACGATGAGAACCGCAAGAAGGTGCCGAAGAAGCTCAGAGAGAGCGTTCCCCAGCTGCCCGCCAAAGAGCCTGACGAGATCGAGGAAGAGGCGCGGCGGTCGGTCGAAAAGGACTTCCCGGACAATTACGGCTCGCTCGACACCCTCTACTGGCCGACCAGCCATGAGGATGCCGAGAGCTGGCTTGGGCAATTCCTGAATGAGCGCTTCGAGCTGTTCGGCCCCTATGAGGACGCCATTCTGGAGGGCGAGACCCTCCTCTGGCATTCGGCGATCACGCCGATGCTGAATATCGGACTTCTGACGCCGCAGCTGGTGCTGGATGCGGCGAAAGCCTTCATCGTGACCAAAGACATCCCGATGAATTCGGCCGAAGGCTTCCTCCGGCAGGTCATTGGCTGGCGCGAGTTCATGCGCGCGACTTATGAGGATATCGGCGTCCCGATGCGCACCACGAACCATTGGGGCCATACGCGCAGTTTGCCGGAAAGCTTCTGGACCGGTGAGACGGGGATCGGCCCCATTGATGATGTCATCAAGCGCATCCTCAAGACCGGCTACTGCCACCATATCGAGCGGCTGATGGTGCTCGGCGGGTTCATGTTCATCTGCGAGATCGACCCGGACGATATCTACAGATGGTTCATGGAGATGTTCGCCGACAGCTATGACTGGGTCATGGTGCCGAACGCCTATGCGATGAGCCAGAACGCCGATGGCGGGCGCATCACGACGAAGCCTTACTTCTCCGGCTCAGCCTATATCCGCAAGATGGGCAACCATGAGACAGGCGAGTGGTGCGACATCTGGGATGGCCTTTACTGGCGCTGGATCTGGCGTAATCGCGAGGCACTGGCGGGCAATCCGCGTTGGGCGATGATGGTCTCGATGGCCGAGAAGATGGACGGGGAGAAACGTCAGAAGCATCTGGATGTGGCGGCGAACTTTTTGCGGGGATTGGGGTAGCTGCTTCCCCACCCCGACCCTCCCCAGCGGGAGGGGGATGGCGTCGCATAGGGTTTTCAGGAAAGCGCCTTACTTTTCGGGGTTTGCGCCCCCTCCCCTCTGGGGAGGGTCGTGGTGGGGCCAGCACCAGCGGCCGCAGACCCATCGCGGGTGCGGCTGGAAAACCCTGGATTTTTCCCGCAGGCCCTAAGGCGGCACCAGCACATGCGGCAGGCCGGTGAGCAGACCGCCCTGCCCGGCCAGCACGGCGCCCAGCCCCGTCGCCGCAATGATGATGCCAATCCCCTCGCCAGCCCGCGCCATCAGGGCGCTTGCGCGCGCCTCGGGGTCGAGCTTTTCCCAAGGGGTGCGCGCGGCAAAGACAGTCCAGTCATTGGCAGGTTTTCGGTCCCCGCGCACGTCCAGCGTGATAATGATGCGGCCGGTCTTCAGCACGCTATAGCCCACCAGACCGGACCCGCCCTTGGCGCGCTCCGCCTTGAGGTACCGGTCGAGCCGGTAAACCTCGACCAGGAAAATGGGCCAGACCCATATTTCGAGGGCGGCAAGCGTGTCGAGGATGAAGTCGCGGTCGATCATGGAGGCGGAGCCTAGACGGGCGCGCCGGGGGGCGGATGTTTTTGGTGCGCTCGGGGTGGTTGCACGGTGTACCGGC
It includes:
- a CDS encoding cryptochrome/photolyase family protein translates to MTKALLIFPHQLFNNHPGLDKRPDRICLVEDTLLFGDRQYPMRFHKQKLWLHRASMSRYAKRLEGLKPDFEYIRYDAGKPLLKPTIARLARAGFDEVMTCDPSDFILEKRLKSYCDAEGLELTLINTPLFLNTPGENRAWREDHKSWFQAEFYKRQRRQFDVLMNGDKPKGDQWSFDDENRKKVPKKLRESVPQLPAKEPDEIEEEARRSVEKDFPDNYGSLDTLYWPTSHEDAESWLGQFLNERFELFGPYEDAILEGETLLWHSAITPMLNIGLLTPQLVLDAAKAFIVTKDIPMNSAEGFLRQVIGWREFMRATYEDIGVPMRTTNHWGHTRSLPESFWTGETGIGPIDDVIKRILKTGYCHHIERLMVLGGFMFICEIDPDDIYRWFMEMFADSYDWVMVPNAYAMSQNADGGRITTKPYFSGSAYIRKMGNHETGEWCDIWDGLYWRWIWRNREALAGNPRWAMMVSMAEKMDGEKRQKHLDVAANFLRGLG